From the genome of Podospora bellae-mahoneyi strain CBS 112042 chromosome 2, whole genome shotgun sequence:
CGGCTGCGTGACAGCTGGGTGTTCTGGTTTCGCCCGCCCATCTCCAAGGCGAACGGGTTTATCGAGTATGAGAACACTCTGCACCCAATCGCCTCGGTTGATACAGCCGAGAACTTCTTCGGCGTGTACGGGCACTTGAAGCGGCCGTCAACGCTGCCGCTGGTATCGGACTACCACCTCTTCAAGAAGGGAATCCGGCCAATATGGGAGGACCAGGAGAACAAGGCGGGTGGCAAGTGGGTGGTGCGCCTCAAGAAGGGCGTTGCGGACCGCTATTGGGAGGACCTGCTGTTTGCCATTATTGGCGACCAGTTCGGCGAGGCCAGTGAGGAGGTTTGCGGTATTGTGGTGAGCATCCGTAACGGGGAGGACATCCTCAGCATCTGGACTCGTTCGAGTGGACAGCGGGTCCTGAAGCTCCGGTAAGTTTATATATCTTGACAAGCTACACTGTTGCATCCTACTTATTCTGTCGTCACAGCGAAACTATGCGCCGAGTCCTGTCGATGCCAAATGACACCAAAATCGAGTTCAAGAGCCACGACACCAGCATCCAGCAGCGCACTGCGATTGAAGAGTCCCGGCGGGAAAAGGCGGCGAACAATCACCACGGTGACAAGCGCAacaacaagcagcagcattATCAGCAGCAGTTGCAGCAGTCGAATGACGAACAGCAGAAGAACTTATAAATACAGCCCTTTTGCAACCTTATGTAGCGAAGTGAGCGCGGCCTCGGGTTTCATCCTAGCGTATTATGATGGCCTACCGAAGAGAAATCCCAAAAGAATTCCGTCCGTGGACAAAAAAGCTTTCCAGGcgttgttgtgtgtgtgttttctctttctctttctctctttaCCGTCTCTATGTCCTGTGTGTAACAACATCATTTCCGGTTTTGTCTTTTTCATCGGGCAAGCATTGTTTTTTGACAGTCATTTTTCTCAACTCGCCGTTTTCTCCTTCTGTTTGAACTTGTAGCAGTAGCAGGCAGGGATGATTGGTGTGGGCGGTGTAAGCTGTGATTTTTCACCTGGTGTGTGGGAGGAAACGGTCAGGGCGAAAAAGGGAGAgcgggtgggtggtgaatgCGGTGGGTTCAATGGTTGAAATGCGCGAAATGACTTTTGGGATAtttgggaagggggcgggggaaATTGTCGGAAAATGAATGGACTGGGCTCATCATGCTTCGAGGGATCAAGGCGTGCAGCGCGTGATTTAGCGACTTTGCAAAAGCAGGAAAAGAAATATTTTGAAGTATGGGCTTCGTCATGTATGTTGCTGCTAGTGTTATTGCTGACAGGAAATATATGCTGTTGTCTTATCAGTAAGTGTCGGGTACGTCAACCGCCGATAATAACCGTCAGGTACTAGTTTTCATCCACATGTTAAAGTGTTTGGGAGTTGAATTTCTCTATGCAATTTTTATGTGCTACATTTCCCATGTTTGCTGCTTTTTC
Proteins encoded in this window:
- a CDS encoding hypothetical protein (COG:J; EggNog:ENOG503NWZJ), which translates into the protein MENIWSRRPGSSKLSLSTSGSGQGDSPSGRNNSFRRIGGDSSSLQKTNPFSSITTPGGGLASPTGGASNAFGLGSGAFASFGSAKTPKATGNPFESSLGAAVKTPGAEKSAKEGGLTGKSVGRVASNASLLDSARTSGASVHRLRDSWVFWFRPPISKANGFIEYENTLHPIASVDTAENFFGVYGHLKRPSTLPLVSDYHLFKKGIRPIWEDQENKAGGKWVVRLKKGVADRYWEDLLFAIIGDQFGEASEEVCGIVVSIRNGEDILSIWTRSSGQRVLKLRETMRRVLSMPNDTKIEFKSHDTSIQQRTAIEESRREKAANNHHGDKRNNKQQHYQQQLQQSNDEQQKNL